Proteins from one uncultured Desulfovibrio sp. genomic window:
- the nrdG gene encoding anaerobic ribonucleoside-triphosphate reductase activating protein: MPDLRVCGLVEESIVDGPGLRFVVFVQGCLHHCPGCHNPQTHALDGGSLMDTADLLARFDENPLLSGITLSGGEPFLQPAPLADLAREVHRRGKDVMVYSGYTYEELLQRAAADDGVRRLLDEADILVDGPYVEALRNLELTFRGSENQRVLDRQAMQRLREIITIQGI, encoded by the coding sequence ATGCCTGACCTGCGGGTCTGCGGGCTGGTGGAAGAATCCATCGTGGACGGGCCGGGGCTGCGCTTTGTGGTCTTTGTGCAGGGCTGCCTGCACCACTGCCCCGGCTGCCATAACCCGCAGACGCATGCCCTTGACGGGGGAAGCCTCATGGATACGGCGGACCTGCTGGCCCGCTTTGACGAGAATCCCCTGTTGAGCGGCATAACCCTGTCCGGCGGCGAGCCGTTTTTGCAGCCTGCCCCCCTGGCTGACCTGGCCCGCGAGGTCCACCGGCGCGGCAAGGATGTGATGGTCTATTCCGGGTATACCTATGAAGAACTGCTGCAACGTGCTGCCGCTGACGACGGAGTGCGCCGCCTGCTTGACGAGGCCGACATTCTGGTGGATGGCCCGTATGTGGAGGCCCTGCGCAATCTTGAACTGACCTTTCGCGGCAGCGAGAATCAGCGCGTGCTTGACCGGCAGGCCATGCAACGCCTGCGGGAGATAATTACTATTCAAGGGATATAA
- the nrdD gene encoding anaerobic ribonucleoside-triphosphate reductase has translation MPSKLKDARPAVQEKMVGEGVAFERVRRITGYLVGTLDRFNNAKRAEEHDRVKHA, from the coding sequence ATGCCGTCCAAACTCAAGGATGCCCGGCCCGCCGTACAGGAAAAGATGGTGGGAGAAGGTGTGGCCTTTGAGCGCGTGCGTCGCATTACCGGCTATCTTGTGGGCACGCTGGACCGTTTCAACAATGCCAAGCGCGCCGAGGAACACGACCGGGTGAAGCATGCCTGA